From Scatophagus argus isolate fScaArg1 chromosome 10, fScaArg1.pri, whole genome shotgun sequence, a single genomic window includes:
- the nsmce4a gene encoding non-structural maintenance of chromosomes element 4 homolog A, which translates to MKRSRGVDEETPRQNGSAGRRKGEQQQHDGDGGGCSFSPADLQDDDSDPGLRREIRSKYRDLINSVQQNREDMLSPSNNRLTEVLEEANKLFKDVRQAREAALDAQLLVVATDLGKEKATQLFAEGTAFDPTAFAEHLLSFMGINRLEDGEGEQQNGHGADGYLPQDAWERVARRAECCFRTAPSFHYMMGSFHAEPPPPKQRIERQRKAPSKEAKRIMPTQLKKMEDSHHEATEKEVERILGYLKSYYQDDPTSPISYYEFVIDPNSFSRTVENIFHTSFLIRDGLARMYLDNAKLPCIAPIEEGEVEAGGTCARKQCIVSFSPKIWKELIDAFDIRDTMIQPPNVQSE; encoded by the exons ATGAAGAGAAGCAGAGGCGTTGATGAGGAAACTCCTCGGCAGAATGGCTCCGCTGGACGAAGgaaaggagagcagcagcaacatgacGGAGACGGCGGTGGTTGTTCCTTCAGCCCAGCTGACCTACAGGACGACGACAGTGACCCGGGACTCAGGAGAGAAATACGGAGCAAGTACAGAGACCTCATCAACTCGGTGCAAC AGAATAGGGAAGATATGCTGAGTCCGTCCAACAACAGACTCACCGAAGTTTTAGAAGAAGcaaataaactttttaaagaTG TCCGGCAGGCGCGGGAAGCAGCTCTGGATGCCCAGCTGCTTGTTGTGGCCACAGACCTGGGCAAGGAGAAAGCCACCCAGCTGTTTGCTGAGGGTACTGCTTTCGATCCCACTGCTTTTGCTGAGCACCTT CTGTCCTTCATGGGTATCAACCGACTAGAAGACGGGGAGGGCGAGCAGCAGAACGGACATGGGGCTGATGGCTACCTGCCGCAGGACGCTTGGGAGAGAGTGGCCCGCAGAGCAGAGTGCTGTTTCAGGACAGCACCCTCCTTCCACTACAT GATGGGTTCGTTTCATGCAGAGCCCCCCCCTCCAAAGCAAAGGATAGAACGGCAAAGGAAGGCACCCAGCAAGGAAGCCAAAAGGATAATGCCCACTCAG ctaaaaaaaatggaagactCCCACCATGAAGCgacagagaaagaggtggaAAGGATCCTGGGCTACCTGAAGAGTTATTACCAAGATGATC CAACATCCCCAATATCATATTACGAGTTTGTTATTGACCCCAACTCGTTTTCTCGGACTGTAGAGAACATTTTCCACACGTCCTTTCTAATCAGG GATGGTTTGGCACGGATGTATCTGGATAATGCCAAATTGCCTTGTATAG CGCCGatagaggagggggaggtggaggctgGAGGAACGTGCGCTCGGAAACAGTGCATTGTGTCTTTCAGCCCAAAGATATGGAAG GAGCTCATAGATGCCTTCGACATCAGAGACACAATGATTCAGCCCCCGAACGTGCAGAGCGAGTGA
- the LOC124066180 gene encoding zinc transporter ZIP9, translated as MDGGLIITFVSVAMFVGCFVLGFIPLLFRLSEKSLQFVSILGAGLLCGTALSIAIPEGVDLLQESWRASSASDGPSSLNASEKNAASTDADPAARFFIGVALTFGFTLMFVVDQIGSYFSMREQTNSVGFTATLGLVIHAAADGFALGAAVATGQVTVQVVVFFAVILHKAPAAFGLVSFLMHAGLEKKYIQGHLLAFSAAAPIVAITTYFILHASGSSPQSQLSATGVGMLFSAGTFLYVATVHVLPEIRSSRTGQPYSDIHEHTGAKVHQQNHLGLLESLTLILGVGFPMVLALGLHDN; from the exons ATGGACGGCGGGTTGATCATCACCTTTGTATCTGTCGCAATGTTTGTAGGTTGTTTTGTACTTGGATTCATCCCGCTGCTGTTCAGACTCTCCGAG AAAAGCCTGCAGTTTGTCTCCATCCTGGGGGCAGGACTCCTTTGTGGGACAGCACTGTCCATTGCCATCCCAGAGGGAGTGGACTTACTGCAAGAGTCATGGAGAG CATCCTCCGCCTCCGATGGCCCATCCAGCCTGAATGCCAGTGAAAAAAACGCAGCTTCCACAGACGCAGACCCTGCAGCGAGGTTCTTCATCGGGGTGGCTTTAACTTTCGGCTTCACCCTCATGTTTGTGGTGGATCAGATTGGAAGTTATTTTTCTATGCGTG AGCAGACGAACAGTGTCGGCTTCACGGCCACTTTAGGACTGGTTATCCATGCTGCAG CTGATGGTTTTGCTCTGGGTGCGGCTGTGGCCACTGGGCAAGTGACAGTGCAAGTGGTAGTATTTTTTGCTGTGATTCTTCACAAG GCGCCTGCAGCCTTTGGTTTGGTCTCCTTCCTGATGCATGCAGGCCTTGAAAAGAAGTACATTCAGGGACATTTGCTGGcgttttcagcagcagcaccgaTTGTTGCCATCACAACTTACTTCATATTACATGCA tCTGGCAGCTCACCTCAGAGCCAGCTCAGTGCGACGGGTGTGGGAATGCTCTTCTCGGCTGGGACCTTTCTCTATGTGGCCACAGTGCACGTTCTTCCAGAGATCAGGAGCAGCAGGACGGGCCAACCCTACTCTGACATCCATGAGCACACCGGAGCCAAAGTCCACCAGCAGAATCACCTCGGTCTCCTGGAGAGCCTCACCCTCATCCTCGGGGTCGGGTTCCCGATGGTGCTGGCTCTTGGGCTGCATGACAACTGA
- the LOC124066175 gene encoding coiled-coil domain-containing protein 177, whose translation MGELRSTSPGLRLDLNNFDSADAERSRYVLTSPRSLQSCARLGIRPVELLIKSLNELIAEQNDVPFETVRVMHESYEKERMKRLQMCREERERIIQAAGDRWPGSNSHVSGLEVVPVTKLTDQSTDRQTGSIPYADLCFTGKSPSRSTCSAVGNRHPDRSTVCSLSLGDFRHSPATEMKLERLTKDIKKEMCVTVSERDRKIAALMLVKHQEEQASMKLIQQEEQKRQEARRHDEAQQVRAEKEKRRKLKRSMQRWREELESRRRLREQRDNEKAGQLEQEVQMQEDRWRRLKEEVEAQRRDKREAAQKEAGVRKHCQEKLLKEQEEVEKRRRERERQVAEEREQRARRSKVSQERRKRKRLEEGNRRELLRHVLLKQQVEQQVEEEQAQMRSTLKKKLQHSWEKRAQAAETRLRELQKQAAREEEQIQRAQLKAELHNIQQLTHKQTLVQLSQQRMERAALRASARHRTRAQQTHERNTHRQLCHQMLREKVQSEEEALRKVKESCISMKEWRRERLRRQRDQIQEEAHRLARASFHMRERVRQQTRSRTFDQMALEAQLTASLSRMKL comes from the coding sequence ATGGGGGAGCTGAGGTCCACCTCTCCCGGGCTTCGTTTGGACCTGAACAACTTTGACTCAGCCGATGCAGAGAGGAGTCGGTATGTTTTAACGAGCCCCCGCTCACTGCAGTCCTGTGCACGACTTGGTATCAGACCTGTTGAACTTCTCATTAAATCGCTAAATGAGCTGATTGCCGAGCAGAATGACGTGCCATTTGAGACGGTGAGAGTTATGCATGAATCCTACGAAAAGGAGAGAATGAAGCGTTTACAAATGTGCcgggaggagagggagaggattATCCAGGCGGCTGGGGACAGGTGGCCAGGCAGTAACAGTCACGTCTCAGGCCTGGAAGTGGTGCCTGTGACAAAACTGACAGATCaatcaacagacagacaaacggGGTCCATCCCATATGCAGATCTGTGCTTTACGGGGAAATCTCCGAGCAGGTCCACCTGTTCGGCTGTTGGCAACAGACACCCAGACAGGAGCACAGTCTGCAGTCTCAGCCTGGGAGACTTCAGACACTCCCCGGCGACTGAGATGAAACTGGAAAGGCTCACCAAGGACATCAAAAAAGAGATGTGCGTCACAGTGTCCGAGAGAGACCGCAAGATAGCAGCTCTCATGCTGGTGAAGCACCAGGAGGAGCAGGCATCCATGAAGCTCATTCAGCAAGAGGAACAGAAGCGACAGGAGGCTCGCAGGCATGACGAAGCCCAGCAGGTgcgagcagagaaagagaagaggaggaaactgAAAAGGAGTATGCAACGCTGGCGTGAGGAGCTGGAGTCCCGCAGGAGACTGAGGGAGCAACGGGACAACGAGAAAGCAGGACAGCTTGAGCAAGAGGTGCAGATGCAAgaggacagatggaggaggCTGAAAGAAGAGGTTGAGGCACAACGCAGGGATAAGAGAGAGGCTGCACAGAAAGAGGCAGGGGTGCGCAAACACTGCCAGGAGAAGCTGctgaaagagcaggaggaggtggaaaaaagaaggcgagagagggagaggcaagtagcagaggagagggagcagagggCCAGGAGGAGCAAAGTatcacaggagaggaggaagaggaagaggctggaggagggaaATCGTAGGGAGCTGCTGCGACACGTCCTGCTGAAACAGCAGGtagagcagcaggtggaggaggagcaagCACAGATGAGGAGCACACTGAAGAAGAAGCTCCAGCATTCCTGGGAGAAACGCGCCCAGGCTGCAGAGACACGACTCAGAGAGCTGCAGAAGCAGGCAGCCCGGGAGGAGGAGCAAATCCAGAGAGCTCAGCTGAAGGCCGAGCTCCACAACATACAGCAGCTCACGCACAAACAGACCCTGGTTCAGCTGAGCCAGCAGCGCATGGAGAGAGCCGCCCTGCGCGCCTCAGCCCGGCACAGGACCAGAGCTCAGCAGACACATGAACgcaacacacacaggcagctctGCCACCAGATGCTGAGGGAGAAGGtgcagagtgaggaggaggcGTTGAGAAAGGTCAAAGAGAGCTGCATCTCCATgaaggagtggaggagggagcGGCTGCGGCGACAGCGGGATCAGATACAGGAGGAGGCCCACAGGCTGGCTCGGGCCTCCTTTCACAtgagggagagagtgaggcaGCAGACGCGCAGTCGAACCTTCGATCAGATGGCTCTGGAGGCTCAGCTGACTGCCTCCTTGAGCCGCATGAAActatga